In the Penaeus chinensis breed Huanghai No. 1 chromosome 31, ASM1920278v2, whole genome shotgun sequence genome, one interval contains:
- the LOC125041888 gene encoding uncharacterized protein LOC125041888 — protein MPGYHGTKVSFHPEYHMLHPRAKEMLARQHGHPNPTGHPMFDALKSKHAQEKAEYMRMLKGARRMGGDAAYPTFDSLKLLGAENDANYLDRFMSEGERRPRSGSHGQKYGGKRNSVNVDNIKKTLIGSLRSVASDENIYETLEVINYRKTVEAISRNNKVRSVPKTGHPLFDHLRVENVLKPRRPQHHHRHSDGSNSPSSGSGDDEFEYVKKPNCRFSRREVLLGSTPQKHQQREPKQQKYPNKHIRHVIEEGSESDDDWAIPRPKICEGARSRRTGAGLMTQLSHEESDSSSKSTGLR, from the coding sequence ATGCCAGGTTACCACGGAACGAAAGTGTCTTTCCACCCGGAGTACCACATGCTGCATCCCCGCGCGAAGGAGATGCTGGCCCGCCAGCATGGCCACCCCAACCCCACCGGCCACCCCATGTTCGACGCCCTCAAGTCGAAGCACGCCCAGGAGAAGGCTGAGTACATGCGCATGCTGAAGGGCGCTCGGCGGATGGGTGGCGACGCTGCCTACCCGACCTTCGACAGCCTGAAGCTGCTAGGCGCCGAGAACGACGCCAACTACCTGGACCGCTTCATGAGCGAGGGCGAGCGCCGCCCCCGCAGCGGCTCCCACGGCCAGAAGTACGGCGGCAAGCGCAACAGCGTCAACGTGGACAACATCAAAAAGACCCTGATCGGGAGCCTGCGCTCGGTGGCCAGCGACGAGAACATCTACGAGACTCTGGAGGTGATCAACTACAGGAAGACGGTGGAGGCCATCAGCCGGAACAACAAGGTGCGCTCCGTGCCCAAGACGGGCCACCCGCTGTTCGACCACCTCCGCGTCGAGAACGTGCTCAAGCCCCGCCGGCCGCAGCACCACCACCGCCACAGCGACGGCAGCAACTCGCCCAGCTCCGGCTCCGGCGACGACGAGTTCGAGTACGTGAAGAAGCCCAACTGCCGCTTCTCGCGGCGGGAGGTGCTCCTGGGGTCGACGCCGCAGAAGCACCAGCAGCGAGAGCCCAAGCAGCAGAAGTACCCCAACAAGCACATCCGACACGTGATCGAGGAAGGCTCCGAGTCGGACGACGACTGGGCCATCCCGAGGCCCAAGATCTGCGAAGGCGCGCGCTCGCGACGCACCGGGGCTGGCCTCATGACCCAGCTCTCGCATGAGGAGTCCGACAGCTCAAGTAAGTCGACGGGCCTCCGGTGA